A window of the Sabethes cyaneus chromosome 1, idSabCyanKW18_F2, whole genome shotgun sequence genome harbors these coding sequences:
- the LOC128732400 gene encoding uncharacterized protein LOC128732400 gives MTRSDLRKLTKRERQLLDVIESIEEFVQQYQDERDKGSVLARLKKLEQVYDEYCDVRGDIEIVLEECDTDDDTGKDEAAATLSAVTKAQRTAAKIADSRAQNSKILKAFVNRYFKLKQSLEMVLHEASSGVQNTLSTPTNTPATASALRVKLPELTIPTFRGAHMEWITFRDTFKNLIGDNPHLSDIDRFTYLRTSLAGEALQQIASIDLTANNYSVAWNSLESRYENKKLLVKSHLDALFAVNSMKKESFEALNYVIGEFEKHLQMLKKLGENTNAWSTLLAYMLASKLDSTTLRLWETEHRSTDVATYDDMIKFLSNHRTVLLSISGENRVSAEPKRQFKVSSSYSVQQQSCPFCDDEQHFAYQCKRFKAMRVDERRNAVNSNNLCFNCLAHGHTSKFCSRGTCRVCGQRHHSLLHINIRTNEQQALESNKRSQQNEQNPQSNQTLSIAQQKKPTLPSSQQSFYQSPEPYVPVTGPNMQTPPHTDSPNVVLTAQEIKSSRSVLLATAVLILEDNFGNTMQARALLDSGSQLCFVSERAAQRLKFKRSRETLSISGIGQVSKQCKQSIFARIRSRISSFIGEEIFYVLPQVTLNLPIRRIDSTSLQLPDGIALADPHFMEPGGIDVIIGAGLFFDLLHHEKIRLGEDGPIAQNTTLGWIVCGNLPVETDARRPHVANACTERLDDLLTRFWELESCKTNSILSLEEYACEKLFDRTTVRDATGRFIVTLPKKDFLIRQLGDSKSSALRRFLSLERRLDLNPELKLMYSEFIHEYLRMGHMEEVVADEEDAALPQYFIPHHCVIKADSTTTKLRVVFDASCITSTGVSLNNALMVGPTVQDDIISIVLRFRLHRIAIVADAEKMYRMVLQQWADRKLHKIFWRDHRSDDIRVFQLNTVTYGTASAPYLATKCLKRLAELDGHKYPNAARILAKDFYVDDMMTGVDCVEDGVKLCSDMQQLMKGGGFNLRKWSSNCPAVLVKIPAELHDDRVSFELDDSSATIKTLGLIWEPRIDVFRFKAPEWTSSAICKRTVISDLAKIFDPIGLIAVVIVSAKIFVQTLWKQKVSWDEPLQGDLQTQWIEFRTSLSKLEMLQIPRWIEFRKDCLSLELHGFCDASTKAYGACIYVRCRHTDGTITSNLLVAKSRVAPLAELEKKRKQLTIPRLELSSAVLLAHLYEKTAASISVSAQAYFHTDSMIVRYWLSSNPSRYQMFVANRISEVQHLTKNGTWRHIAGTDNPADFLSRGVSPSDLVHSSLWWEGPNWLKQEKLYWPQAQEVVLEELNRPYLEEDSTVSSVCTVSPPSDIFSLRSTLHRLERLVALLMRFKHNALHVRETNCKMSGPVTLGERETALLHLVKLSQQECFAQELEDLARNKEVKLTSRIRTLHPRLVDGVLRVGGRLENADITTDRKHPILLDKNHPLTTMIMRRYHFEHLHAGPQLLVASVRERFWPLSAKSLARSIVHKCITCFRSKPTVHEQLMADLPAERVTPAPPFLRVGVDYCGPFLINYPNRRKIPIKHYAAIFVCLVTKAVHIEMVADLTTQGFLAALRRFVARRGKPALIMCDNGTNLVGARRQLDELTALFRNQESQHSISSGAADDGIAFKFIPANSPNFGGLWEAAVKSMKQHLKKVIGLRTVAPDELNTVLTQIEACLNSRPLTQMSNDPSDLDVLTPGHFLVQRPLTAVAGPWLQHISENRLARWQQTEDFVQRVWTRWSTQYLSDLHNRTKWTKQRNNLAVGAMVLIREDNLPPLKWLLGRVTQVLPGADGNVRVARVRTKHGEIVRAISKICILPISDNEQPPSGEN, from the coding sequence ATGACTCGCTCCGACTTGCGAAAGCTGACGAAAAGGGAACGTCAATTGCTAGATGTGATAGAATCCATTGAAGAATTTGTGCAACAATATCAAGATGAGCGTGACAAAGGATCGGTCCTGGCGAGATTGAAAAAGTTGGAACAAGTATATGATGAGTATTGTGACGTGCGCGGTGATATAGAAATTGTACTGGAAGAATGCGATACCGATGACGATACCGGCAAGGATGAGGCAGCTGCAACATTGTCGGCCGTAACTAAGGCTCAGCGAACTGCGGCTAAAATAGCAGATAGTAGAGCGCAGAATTCAAAGATTCTGAAAGCATTTGTAAACCGCTACTTCAAGTTAAAGCAATCACTAGAAATGGTTTTGCACGAGGCTAGTTCAGGTGTTCAGAATACTTTATCTACACCGACTAACACTCCGGCAACAGCATCTGCCTTGCGAGTCAAGCTACCGGAACTGACGATACCGACCTTCCGAGGAGCTCATATGGAGTGGATCACCTTTAGGGACACCTTTAAAAACCTGATAGGTGACAATCCGCATCTATCTGACATCGACCGGTTCACTTACCTTCGCACTTCGCTAGCAGGAGAGGCACTCCAGCAAATCGCATCGATTGATCTCACTGCAAACAATTACTCTGTTGCGTGGAATTCGCTTGAGTCACGTTACGAAAACAAAAAGCTGCTGGTTAAATCCCACCTAGATGCTCTCTTTGCAGTCAATTCAATGAAGAAGGAATCATTCGAAGCACTCAATTATGTCATTGGAGAGTTTGAAAAACATCTCCAGATGTTAAAGAAACTCGGAGAAAACACGAACGCTTGGAGCACGCTTTTGGCATACATGCTCGCAAGCAAGCTTGATTCAACAACGCTACGTTTATGGGAAACAGAGCATCGATCAACCGATGTTGCCACATACGATGATATGATCAAATTCCTGTCGAACCACAGGACAGTGTTGCTGTCGATTTCGGGCGAAAATCGGGTATCAGCAGAACCAAAGAGACAATTCAAGGTCAGCAGCAGTTATTCGGTCCAGCAGCAATCGTGCCCTTTCTGCGACGATGAACAACATTTCGCGTACCAATGCAAACGGTTTAAAGCAATGAGGGTGGATGAACGAAGAAATGCAGTGAACAGTAACAACTTGTGCTTCAATTGTCTTGCTCACGGCCACACTTCCAAATTTTGTTCGCGTGGCACATGTCGTGTTTGCGGACAGCGGCATCATTCATTGTTGCATATCAACATTCGCACTAATGAACAGCAAGCATTGGAATCGAATAAGCGCTCGCAACAAAATGAACAGAACCCACAATCAAATCAGACACTCTCAATCGCACAACAAAAGAAGCCAACTCTACCCAGTTCCCAGCAATCCTTTTACCAATCTCCCGAACCTTACGTTCCTGTTACAGGCCCAAACATGCAAACGCCACCCCATACTGACTCTCCTAATGTTGTACTCACTGCCCAAGAAATCAAGTCATCGCGATCAGTCTTGCTGGCAACTGCGGTCTTGATTCTTGAAGATAATTTTGGAAATACTATGCAAGCTAGAGCACTACTTGACAGTGGCTCTCAGCTCTGCTTTGTTTCAGAACGCGCAGCGCAACGATTGAAATTCAAGCGTTCTCGTGAAACACTCTCGATAAGCGGCATTGGTCAAGTTTCAAAACAATGTAAACAATCCATCTTTGCTCGGATTCGATCTCGTATTTCATCGTTCATTGGAGAGGAGATTTTCTATGTGCTTCCACAAGTTACGTTGAACCTTCCCATCCGGAGGATAGATTCCACTAGTCTACAACTTCCGGACGGCATCGCCCTTGCAGACCCACACTTTATGGAACCTGGCGGCATTGATGTTATCATTGGGGCAGGTTTATTCTTCGATCTGTTACACCACGAAAAGATTAGATTGGGTGAGGATGGACCAATCGCACAAAACACAACGCTTGGTTGGATTGTTTGCGGAAACCTTCCTGTCGAGACCGACGCTCGCAGACCACATGTCGCAAACGCATGCACCGAGCGACTAGATGATTTATTGACACGATTCTGGGAATTAGAGTCATGTAAAACGAATAGTATATTGTCTCTGGAGGAATACGCTTGTGAAAAACTGTTTGACCGCACGACAGTGCGTGACGCAACTGGGCGGTTCATTGTTACGCTTCCCAAGAAGGATTTTCTTATTCGTCAACTTGGAGATTCAAAATCTTCGGCGTTGCGACGCTTTTTGTCTCTGGAACGCCGCCTAGATCTAAATCCCGAACTAAAGCTGATGTATAGTGAGTTCATCCATGAATATCTTCGCATGGGACATATGGAGGAGGTAGTTGCTGATGAAGAGGACGCTGCGTTGCCACAGTACTTCATCCCGCATCATTGCGTTATTAAGGCCGATAGTACTACCACAAAACTGCGAGTCGTTTTCGACGCATCGTGCATCACGTCGACCGGGGTATCCCTCAATAATGCGTTAATGGTCGGACCTACGGTTCAGGACGACATCATCTCGATCGTTCTTCGTTTCCGACTTCATCGGATTGCCATCGTAGCGGACGCTGAAAAAATGTATCGCATGGTATTGCAACAATGGGCGGACCGAAAATTGCATAAAATCTTCTGGCGAGACCATCGAAGCGATGACATTCGAGTGTTTCAGTTAAATACCGTCACATACGGGACAGCGTCGGCACCCTACTTGGCAACAAAATGTCTCAAGCGACTAGCAGAACTGGACGGACATAAATATCCTAACGCAGCGAGAATCTTAGCCAAGGACTTTTATGTCGACGACATGATGACCGGCGTTGATTGCGTTGAAGATGGGGTCAAGCTGTGTAGTGATATGCAACAACTGATGAAAGGTGGAGGGTTTAATTTGCGAAAATGGAGTAGCAATTGCCCCGCCGTTCTGGTAAAGATACCTGCGGAGTTACACGACGACCGCGTCTCTTTCGAACTCGATGATTCAAGTGCCACTATAAAAACCCTAGGACTGATCTGGGAGCCCAGAATAGATGTATTTCGCTTTAAAGCTCCGGAATGGACTTCATCGGCAATATGCAAACGAACGGTCATTTCCGACTTAGCAAAAATATTCGATCCTATCGGACTTATTGCTGTCGTGATCGTTTCTGCTAAAATATTCGTCCAAACTCTCTGGAAGCAGAAAGTTTCTTGGGACGAACCTCTGCAGGGCGATCTCCAAACCCAATGGATCGAGTTTCGAACCAGTTTATCAAAACTAGAAATGTTGCAGATTCCAAGATGGATCGAATTTCGGAAGGATTGTCTCTCGCTAGAACTCCACGGCTTTTGTGATGCGTCAACGAAAGCCTATggagcatgtatatatgtacgatGTAGACATACTGATGGAACAATCACGTCTAATCTGTTGGTAGCCAAATCACGAGTTGCCCCACTCGCAGAACTGGAAAAGAAGAGGAAACAACTGACAATTCCTCGATTGGAACTGTCTTCCGCCGTTTTATTAGCTCACCTTTACGAGAAAACGGCTGCAAGTATTTCGGTGTCTGCTCAAGCATATTTCCACACCGATTCTATGATCGTGAGGTATTGGTTGTCATCAAACCCATCCCGCTACCAAATGTTCGTCGCTAACAGGATTTCTGAAGTGCAACATCTCACTAAAAACGGAACATGGAGACACATAGCCGGCACAGATAATCCCGCAGATTTTCTATCACGCGGAGTTTCACCTTCTGATCTAGTACATAGCTCATTGTGGTGGGAAGGTCCCAATTGGTTAAAACAGGAGAAACTCTACTGGCCACAGGCGCAAGAAGTAGTATTGGAAGAGTTGAATCGACCCTACCTCGAAGAAGATTCCACAGTGTCATCTGTATGCACAGTCTCCCCACCAAGTGACATTTTTAGTTTGAGATCTACACTTCATCGCTTGGAAAGGCTGGTCGCATTATTGATGAGATTCAAGCACAATGCTCTTCATGTACGCGAAACGAACTGCAAGATGTCGGGTCCGGTGACACTTGGGGAAAGGGAAACCGCCCTTCTGCATCTAGTGAAGCTTTCGCAACAGGAGTGCTTCGCCCAGGAGCTTGAAGATCTTGCGAGAAACAAAGAAGTGAAACTGACATCTCGCATCAGAACACTACATCCTAGGTTGGTTGACGGCGTGTTGCGAGTTGGTGGTCGGTTAGAAAATGCGGATATTACAACGGACAGAAAGCACCCGATACTATTGGATAAGAATCATCCGTTGACGACCATGATAATGCGTCGTTATCATTTCGAACATCTCCACGCCGGACCGCAGCTGTTGGTAGCTAGCGTTCGCGAACGGTTTTGGCCTCTCAGCGCTAAAAGTCTGGCTCGCAGTATTGTTCATAAATGTATCACCTGTTTTCGGAGCAAGCCTACCGTGCACGAGCAGCTCATGGCAGACCTTCCCGCGGAGAGAGTCACTCCGGCGCCGCCATTTCTGCGTGTCGGCGTTGACTACTGCGGTCCTTTTTTGATTAACTATCCCAATCGAAGGAAAATCCCCATCAAGCATTACGCCGCAATCTTTGTCTGCTTGGTGACGAAAGCAGTGCATATTGAAATGGTTGCTGATCTCACCACTCAAGGTTTTTTGGCCGCTCTAAGACGGTTCGTGGCAAGACGTGGAAAACCCGCTCTCATTATGTGTGACAACGGTACCAACCTCGTTGGAGCAAGACGACAGCTGGATGAACTGACTGCACTATTTAGGAATCAAGAGAGTCAACATTCCATTTCCTCTGGAGCAGCGGACGATGGAATAGCATTCAAATTCATACCTGCCAACTCCCCCAATTTCGGAGGTTTGTGGGAGGCGGCGGTCAAATCAATGAAACAGCATTTGAAGAAGGTGATTGGTCTACGGACGGTTGCACCCGACGAACTGAATACAGTTTTGACGCAAATCGAAGCGTGTCTTAATTCCAGACCGCTTACGCAAATGAGCAACGACCCTAGTGACCTTGATGTGTTAACACCAGGCCACTTTCTGGTTCAACGACCACTAACGGCAGTGGCAGGACCGTGGTTGCAGCATATCTCTGAGAACAGACTCGCCAGGTGGCAGCAGACTGAGGATTTCGTACAACGAGTGTGGACAAGGTGGTCCACGCAATATTTGTCCGACCTTCATAACAGGACTAAGTGGACAAAACAAAGGAATAACCTAGCCGTAGGCGCCATGGTACTGATCAGGGAAGATAATCTTCCACCCCTCAAGTGGCTTCTGGGGCGGGTGACGCAGGTCCTTCCAGGAGCTGACGGAAACGTCAGAGTTGCTAGAGTCAGAACCAAACATGGGGAGATCGTACGTGCTATCTCCAAAATATGCATTCTACCCATCAGCGACAATGAGCAACCACCATCTGGGGAGAACTAG